From a region of the Microscilla marina ATCC 23134 genome:
- a CDS encoding WG repeat-containing protein, producing MFKYLFLFCLVCHTFTTALAQSRPELIPYRKGDKWGYCDTNRVIKIPVVYEEAYPFIQGKALVNYKGRTCKINKRGRVVKRFRFKLFGSYDTDLIEIEAKKRLRGKIDLAGKVIFKPIYDEITKINNETYEVVRKGKIGQINLKGEIVKPFVPHEPEIGMVAFVELPNCEQPCRIGKAGLPLTLINYKGKYGYIDEILNYKFLSNMHLRAILWQEWRELVLHCVNLPPTPNPIKKENMRAGLRRYMILT from the coding sequence ATGTTTAAATACTTATTTTTATTTTGTTTAGTTTGTCATACATTCACTACAGCATTGGCACAGTCACGCCCCGAGCTTATCCCTTACCGCAAAGGCGACAAGTGGGGGTATTGCGACACCAACCGAGTGATTAAAATCCCAGTGGTTTACGAAGAAGCTTATCCTTTTATTCAAGGTAAGGCATTGGTTAACTATAAGGGCAGGACTTGTAAGATAAACAAAAGGGGTAGGGTAGTAAAGCGGTTTAGGTTTAAGCTATTTGGTAGTTATGATACCGACTTGATAGAAATAGAAGCCAAAAAGAGGTTGCGTGGTAAAATAGATTTGGCAGGGAAAGTTATTTTTAAGCCCATATACGACGAAATAACCAAAATAAATAATGAAACCTATGAAGTGGTACGTAAGGGCAAAATAGGACAAATCAATTTGAAAGGAGAGATTGTAAAACCATTTGTACCCCACGAACCAGAAATAGGAATGGTGGCATTTGTTGAGTTACCCAACTGTGAACAACCTTGTCGTATAGGAAAAGCCGGTTTACCATTGACCTTGATCAATTATAAAGGTAAATATGGCTATATTGATGAAATCTTAAACTACAAATTCCTTTCAAATATGCACCTGCGGGCGATTTTGTGGCAGGAGTGGCGAGAGTTGGTTTTACATTGCGTGAACCTACCTCCAACACCAAACCCAATAAAAAAGGAGAATATGAGGGCAGGGCTGAGGCGATATATGATACTTACATAG